In a genomic window of Thiosocius teredinicola:
- a CDS encoding tetrathionate reductase family octaheme c-type cytochrome has product MPSDHPGPHAAEMESDESPGGSGAGGDGNGDVDGNGGGNGNGEGDGDGSGGGGGDHSQVHVNYFTANPYLGTESCIECHADEAAEVLDSGHWNWQGIAANVVSVESEFHGKRDFMNNFCVAVPTNEGRCAQCHIGYGYVDDTFDFTNPNNIDCLVCHDQTGTYQKAPTTAGAPDPSVDLQAVAMSVADNGGTPGRANCIFCHANAGGGDNVKHGDLSMALADTTREYDVHMGTDGADMACVACHDVDRNNGGKPISHGIGGMPFHSVEEGEMKQCTDCHAEDGLHSGRVAQMVNTHDRLACQVCHIPAIARQVSTKVEWYWSDAGQDIDPIPVDPVTQRPTYDKKKGTFVWSYDVRPTLRFHNGKWNKVMINVNDQYTSVPVDMGSPAADRSDPEAKIYPFKKMIGNQVADAYNYTMLVPHLFGLAGGPYPYWVFYDWHLALEDGAAYTGQAYSGEFEFVDTEMLLAVNHEIAPKEQALGAGGNCRDCHAEGVIDWSALGWEKDPYRGGQGRHHHKRRHGHHRGHQHASKRRWWDRSGRDDG; this is encoded by the coding sequence ATGCCGAGCGACCACCCGGGCCCGCATGCTGCGGAGATGGAGAGCGACGAGTCTCCCGGCGGTAGTGGTGCAGGCGGGGATGGCAACGGCGACGTTGACGGAAACGGTGGCGGTAATGGAAATGGCGAAGGTGATGGCGATGGGAGCGGAGGCGGTGGCGGTGACCACAGCCAAGTGCATGTCAATTACTTCACGGCCAACCCCTACTTGGGTACGGAATCGTGCATCGAATGCCATGCGGACGAGGCGGCCGAGGTGCTCGATAGCGGGCACTGGAACTGGCAGGGGATTGCGGCCAATGTGGTCAGCGTCGAAAGCGAGTTCCACGGCAAACGCGACTTCATGAATAACTTCTGCGTTGCCGTACCGACCAACGAGGGGCGGTGTGCGCAGTGCCACATCGGCTATGGCTATGTCGATGACACCTTCGATTTCACCAACCCGAACAATATTGACTGCCTGGTTTGTCACGATCAGACCGGCACCTATCAGAAGGCGCCGACGACTGCCGGTGCACCCGATCCGTCTGTCGATCTGCAAGCGGTGGCAATGAGCGTTGCCGACAATGGCGGCACTCCCGGTCGCGCCAATTGTATCTTTTGTCACGCCAATGCCGGCGGCGGCGACAACGTGAAACACGGCGACTTATCGATGGCGTTGGCTGATACGACCCGTGAGTACGATGTGCATATGGGTACCGATGGTGCCGACATGGCATGCGTCGCCTGTCACGATGTCGATCGCAACAACGGCGGCAAACCTATATCGCATGGCATCGGGGGTATGCCCTTCCATTCGGTGGAAGAGGGCGAGATGAAGCAGTGCACGGACTGCCACGCCGAAGATGGCTTGCACTCCGGGCGCGTTGCTCAGATGGTCAACACACACGATCGGTTGGCTTGCCAGGTCTGTCATATACCGGCGATTGCCCGGCAGGTGTCGACCAAGGTGGAATGGTACTGGTCAGACGCCGGCCAGGATATTGATCCGATCCCGGTCGATCCGGTGACGCAGCGGCCGACTTATGACAAAAAGAAGGGTACGTTCGTCTGGTCGTACGACGTCAGGCCGACGCTGCGATTCCACAACGGCAAGTGGAACAAGGTGATGATCAACGTCAACGATCAATACACCTCGGTCCCGGTTGACATGGGTTCACCGGCGGCCGACCGTTCCGACCCTGAAGCCAAGATCTATCCGTTCAAGAAGATGATCGGCAACCAAGTGGCCGATGCCTACAACTACACCATGCTGGTTCCGCACCTGTTCGGTCTGGCAGGCGGGCCGTATCCGTACTGGGTTTTCTATGACTGGCATCTCGCCCTCGAAGATGGCGCCGCCTACACGGGCCAGGCTTATTCAGGCGAGTTCGAGTTCGTCGACACGGAGATGCTGTTGGCCGTCAATCACGAGATCGCGCCGAAAGAGCAGGCACTCGGTGCGGGCGGCAATTGTCGGGACTGTCACGCCGAGGGCGTGATCGATTGGTCGGCCCTGGGTTGGGAGAAAGATCCGTATCGCGGCGGGCAGGGACGGCATCACCACAAGCGTCGGCACGGTCATCATCGCGGGCATCAGCATGCCTCGAAGCGGCGGTGGTGGGATAGAAGCGGTCGTGATGATGGCTAG
- the nhaD gene encoding sodium:proton antiporter NhaD: MTNLSRLFVPILCFFPSVLLAATGEGEVLDLTDHWVGYAAIAIFAVSYLLVMAEEFTHLRKSKPVILAAGIIWALIAIVYHTNGIDHAAEVQVRHNLLEYAELMLFLLVAMTYINAMDERNVFEALRSWLVKKGFGFRQLFWITGVLAFFISPIADNLTTALLMCAVVLAVGGENTKFVLIACINIVVAANAGGAFSPFGDITTLMVWQKQVQTAQGMVDFWAFFNLFIPSLVNWLVPAAIMVMAVPNEKPQAGGDAVKMKRGAKRIIGLFLLTIATAVGYHNFMHMPPVIGMLTGLAYLQFFGYYLKKTHRKNENGTDEEKFGDPVAFDIFNKVARAEWDTLLFFYGVVLCVGGLGFIGYLAVASELMYVDWGATNANIAVGILSAIVDNIPVMFAVLTMMPDMSMGQWLLVTLTAGVGGSLLSIGSAAGVALMGQARGKYTFFGHLKWAPVIALGYAASIATHMWINGSAF, encoded by the coding sequence ATGACGAATTTATCGCGTCTGTTCGTTCCGATACTGTGTTTTTTCCCTAGCGTGCTGTTGGCCGCGACCGGAGAAGGAGAAGTGCTGGATCTGACCGACCATTGGGTTGGTTACGCAGCCATCGCGATTTTCGCTGTATCGTACCTGTTGGTGATGGCGGAAGAGTTCACCCACCTGCGCAAGTCCAAGCCTGTGATTCTTGCGGCCGGCATCATCTGGGCGCTGATCGCGATCGTGTACCACACCAACGGCATCGACCATGCGGCCGAAGTCCAAGTAAGACACAACCTGCTCGAATACGCCGAGTTGATGCTGTTCCTGTTGGTGGCGATGACGTACATCAACGCGATGGACGAACGCAACGTTTTCGAGGCATTACGCTCCTGGCTGGTGAAGAAAGGCTTTGGCTTTCGCCAATTGTTCTGGATCACCGGCGTACTCGCCTTCTTCATCTCACCGATTGCCGACAACCTGACTACCGCCCTGCTGATGTGCGCGGTGGTGCTCGCCGTCGGCGGCGAGAACACCAAGTTCGTATTGATCGCCTGCATCAACATCGTCGTCGCAGCCAACGCCGGCGGTGCCTTCAGCCCGTTCGGCGACATCACGACCCTGATGGTCTGGCAAAAGCAGGTACAGACAGCGCAAGGCATGGTGGACTTCTGGGCATTCTTCAACCTGTTCATTCCATCGTTGGTCAACTGGCTGGTGCCGGCAGCGATCATGGTCATGGCCGTGCCAAACGAGAAGCCACAGGCCGGTGGCGATGCCGTCAAGATGAAGCGCGGCGCCAAGCGCATCATTGGCCTGTTCCTGCTGACCATCGCGACTGCAGTGGGCTATCACAACTTCATGCATATGCCGCCCGTCATCGGCATGCTGACTGGTCTGGCCTATCTGCAGTTCTTCGGCTACTACCTGAAGAAGACCCATCGCAAGAACGAAAACGGCACCGACGAAGAGAAATTCGGCGACCCGGTGGCGTTCGATATCTTCAACAAAGTCGCGCGTGCCGAGTGGGATACGCTGCTGTTCTTCTACGGCGTGGTGCTGTGCGTGGGCGGCCTTGGCTTTATCGGCTACTTGGCGGTGGCATCCGAGCTGATGTACGTGGATTGGGGCGCCACCAACGCCAACATCGCGGTCGGCATACTCTCGGCCATCGTCGACAACATCCCCGTGATGTTTGCGGTGCTAACCATGATGCCCGATATGTCGATGGGCCAGTGGCTGCTGGTAACGCTGACCGCCGGTGTGGGTGGTTCGCTGCTGTCGATCGGCTCGGCGGCCGGCGTCGCATTGATGGGACAGGCGCGCGGCAAGTACACCTTCTTCGGTCACCTGAAGTGGGCGCCGGTAATCGCGTTGGGTTATGCGGCGAGCATCGCGACTCACATGTGGATCAACGGCAGCGCGTTCTAG